The genomic stretch TCTGCAGGTTACTGTTGTAGGGGCCGTATTTAATCCGGGGCGATATCAGTATACACCGCCCGAGAACTATATGTATTACGTAAACCTTGCCGGAGGCATCGATTTTGAACGAAATTCAGGGAATGAGGTAACTGTTGTAGACCGTTACGGGAATCAGCAGGATCCGAGTTACCCCATAAGTCCGGGAGACACCATTACTGTTCTTAACAATAATTTTATTTATAATTTCAACCGGCATTTCCCTGTTGTCACTACCGGTTTTGCCTTTATTTTAACAATTATCTCCATTGTAAACCTTGCAAACCAGTAGAAATCTACAAAAATTTTAATCCAAAACTGCCTAAAGAAGTTATTTTGCTGTGCATGCTGTATATTATTAATTGTCGTGAATCTCATAAAATGATTAAAAAACTGAGTTTTATTTAGTTATCAAGAATACGTTAGAAGATGTACAGCGTGCTTATAAACACTCTTTCTTTTCGAGGCGGATGAACTGTGGTTTTTAAACATGCCCATATGGTTTTGTTATTTTTGAATACCCTGCTTTTGTCCTGTCTTGATCCTGCTAGTGAGCTTATTATAAAAACTGATCCGCCTTCAACGACAGAAAAGCTTGTCTTCATCCATCACTCCTGCGGTGACAACTGGCTGAATACCGGGGATGGTAATCTTGGCAATACCCTTGGAGCCAATAATTACTATGTAAGGGATATCTACTATGGTTGGGATGCTCCGTACAATGAGAACATTGGAGACCGAACAGATACTGGTGACTGGCCTGAATGGTTTACGGATACAACAATCCAGGGCAACGGAGAAACCCAGCGAGACAACATAATGGCCGCTGTTTACACAACAGCAAATAAGAACGCAATGTATACACCTATCACTGATCCTGGCGGGGAAAATGACATTATTATGTTCAAATCCTGCTATCCTAATAGCGAAGTGGGGTCGTCCATCGAAGACGAAAAGGACATCTATAATGATATACTTACATATTTTGCCTCCCGTCCCGATAAGCTTTTCATCCTCATAACTCCCCCAGGGGAGACAGTGGTTTCAAGCTATGTACTTACAAGGGAACTGTGTGAATGGCTGGTGGACGAAGAGAACGGCTGGCTCTCGGGCTACTCTGGAAATAACGTTGGTGTATTCGATTTTTACTGTGTTCTCTCGGAGACGGGTTCCCATCATACTATAGAGGATGGAGAGCTGGTCTACACATATGCATCTGACTACGACGGAACATCGCCGTATCATAACGGGAATGATCATCCAAACAGCACAGGTAACCAGAAATCGACTGATGAATTTGTTCCTCTGCTGAACTACTATTACAACAGATGGAGAAACAATTAACTTTTTAAGCATAGGTAAAAGCAATTAAAGCGCGCATAAAAGCAAAGCTTCTTGTGTTATCTCTCTAAACCGCGTTAAGGGGGATACTATGAAATTAAAAAATCTGAACTTTTTATTCGTTCTTGTTTTGATGCAGCTCATTTCCTGTAAAGATCCCAGTGATTCTTTTCACGTGGTTATTATTCCGAAAGCTCCCAGCGGCTTGAGCGGAACAGCAGAGTCCGGAACCGGAGTGAACTTGAGCTGGACAGATAACGCGGACAATGAAGAAAGCTTTACGGTAGAACGAAGCGAAGACGGTGGAGCTTTTTCCTCAATTGTCACGGGACTGGCTGCGAACACAGAAAGCTACAGCGACGCGGGGTTTGGACTTGATTCTGACCACAGTCTGGTCTACCGGGTCTATGCGACAAACAGCGTCGGGGATTCCGGCTATTCGAATACAGCGAGCGTAAGCTACACAGCGCCCCTGACAGTGCCTGACGCTCCCAGCGGCTTGAGCGGAACAGCAGAGTTCGGAACCGGAGTGAACTTGAGCTGGACAGACAACGCGGACAATGAAGAAAGCTTTACGGTAGAACGAAGCGAAGACGGTGGAGCTTTTTCCTCAATTGTCACGGGACTGGCTGCGAACACAGAAAGCTACAGCGATACAGGGTTCGATACTGATGAGAATCACAGTCTGGAGTATCGAGTCTACGCGACCAATGTCATTGGCGATTCCGGCTATTCGAATGAGATTGAGGTCAGCTACACGGCACCGCTGACAGCACCTGACGCTCCGAGCGGCTTGAGCGGAACAGCAATATCCGGAAGCGGAGTAACCCTTGGCTGGACAGATAACGCGGACAATGAAGAGAGCTTTACTGTAGAACGGAACCTTGACGGAGCAGGGTATGTATCGATAGCCGCGGGACTTGCTGCGGATACAGAAAGCTTCACTGACAGTGGGTTTGATCTTGATTCTGATCACAGTCTGGTCTACCGGGTCTATGCTACAAACAGCGTCGGGGATTCCGGCTACTCGAATACCGCGAGCGTAAGCTACACAGCGCCCCTGACAGTGCCTGACGCCCCCAGTGACTTAAGCGGAACAGCAGAATCCGGAACTGGAGTAACCCTTAGCTGGACAGACAACGCGGACAATGAAGAGAGCTTTACGGTAGAACGGACCCTTGACGGAGCAGGGTATGTATCGATAGCCGCGGGACTTGCTGCGGACACGGAAAGCTACAGCGACACAGGGTTCGATCTTGATTCTGATCACAGTCTGGTCTACCGGGTCTATGCGACAAACAGCGTCGGGAATTCCGGCTACTCGAATACCGCGAGCGTAAGCTACACAGCGCCCCTGACAGTGCCTGACGCCCCCAGCGGCTTGAGCGGAACAGTAATCTCCGGAAGCGGAGTAAATCTTAGCTGGACAGACAACGCGGACAATGAAACAAGCTATACAGTAGAGCGAAGCGAAGACGGTGGAACGTATAGCTTGATTGCAGCGTTGGCTGCTGATGCGGTCGCATATCAGGATGTAGACTTTGTCCTTACTACTGATCATAATTTTAGTTACCGTGTATATGCTTCAAACAGTGCAGGTGATTCTGATTTTTCCAATGAAAATATAGTAAACTATACAGCACCTGGCACTCCTTATTTAATTATCAACCATAATTCTATTGCAGAATTTGACGGCCTCACTTCTGATCAGATTGAAGCGGCAAAAAAAGTGCTGCTAATTATCAGCGGAGAATCCCATGGTAGAGGATATGGTTACGGCTTGGAGTCTTTAGCGGGAATAGATAGTACATATAGCGCTTCAACCAATTGGAGTGGTGAAGCAGAAAGTTATAGATCCGACGCGTTGCGTTGGAACCGGGCATTTCTTGATAATTCCACTTGGAATACTTCTATGGGCGAAGAGGATTTCTGGACAAATTCAGCTGCTGTTAATGATGTAAAGGCAGGTCTTGAATATATAGAATCCAATTATACTGGAAAAGTAATTTTCGGTTTAGGCTGGTGTTGGGATATGACCTGGCATAACTCACCGACAACAACGAAGGATCCTGTATATAGTTGTGGCTGGGCCGGCAGCACTGTTGATGGGCCCGATGGAGATCTGCCTTGGGGCCTGGATGCCGGTGACAGTAGTATAACCGGAAACAGTCTCAGTCTCGTGGGGTATCTTGAAGCTGTTGAGGAATATAACACGGATGCACCCGGTGTAATTACAATATTTACAACTGGACCGGTTGACGGGAACTACAACAATGAACTCGGCTATCAGCGCTGGCTCAAACATGAAAGAATACGTGAATACGTGCAAACAAATGGTGGGGTCCTGTTCGATTATGCGGACATCCTCTCCTATGATTACACGAATAATCAGCGTTTCACAGAGAGTTGGGATGGACATAACTGGCACGGTATAAATCCTTCTTATGATGATTCCAGTTATGATGGTGGTGACGGCGGATGTCACATTACTGAAGCTGCCTGCATCCAGCTTGCCAAAGGACTCTGGGTAATGGCAGCTAAAATAGCCGATTGGGATTCCTGAAGATTACCTGGAAAACATATCGATAAATGATTCTGCTTCAAAAATATTATTTAGGAAAAGATCTTGAAAAATAAAACATTGACCACTATCAATTCCAACCATGCTCGTCGATATATTGCGGTTTTTTTATTCTTTGCTCTTTTAACCCTCCGACTCTTAGGCGATACATCCGAACTCTCCCTGGGTGCCGGTATAAGCCTGGATATTGCTCCTTGGGGAATCGAGCAGACATTCTTTACTGTCTATTCTTCTTACACACCCAGCGGAATGCCGCACCTTATGGCCAGGGCTTCTATTTCATTTAATCGGTCTGTTGTGATGGCCAGGTTTCCTCTGTGTTTCCGTTTGTTTCCGGCCGAATTGGCTGAGGAACAGCAATTCGAAGCCTGGATGGGAGGGGGTGTGGAGCTTTACCGAAGCCGGGACTATTTTGCACTTGCCCCCTTGTTATCCCTGGGGGGCAGATTTCGGTTCCAGAATATATTCGTTGAGATCCCGGCAGAATCAGCAATCAGAATCGGGCAGAATAATATCGATTCTGATGTTGGATTCAACGCCGGATACATCTTCAACTTTTAAAACTCTGAGAGAGGGTTTTCTTTTTGTGGTGCATGTAGAGACAAAAGAGTAGTTTTTAGAGATTGTATGATTTACGTGGTTGGGCGCAGAGAGTTATCCTCTATCTGACGGGATTGGGGAGCCGGCGGTAGGTTGAGGGCACCGGGAGGCATAAGACCTCGCTTTAGAGATTAACTGAAACCTGCCACCGAACACCATAGAGCGGTGCGCCGAGTGACCGGCGCAACCGCGAATAGGAGTACGGTGTAACTCGCGTCTGACCAAAGACTCCCAGTCCTTCTTATAACCGAAAGGAGGGAAAAATGGAAGAGAAGATTCGGTATGTAGGCATCGACCTTGGTAAACGGACTTACCAGTGTGCGATTCTCGATGAGAAAGCCAAGAATCAACAGTTCGATGGAAAAGCCGATGGGATTGGCTTAGAGCGACTTGCCAAGAGATTGGGTAATGATGATTTGGTAGGACTGGAAGCGGGGAACAATGCGTTCAATATTGCTCGATATCTGACTGACCGGGTTGGGTGC from Marispirochaeta sp. encodes the following:
- a CDS encoding fibronectin type III domain-containing protein; translation: MKLKNLNFLFVLVLMQLISCKDPSDSFHVVIIPKAPSGLSGTAESGTGVNLSWTDNADNEESFTVERSEDGGAFSSIVTGLAANTESYSDAGFGLDSDHSLVYRVYATNSVGDSGYSNTASVSYTAPLTVPDAPSGLSGTAEFGTGVNLSWTDNADNEESFTVERSEDGGAFSSIVTGLAANTESYSDTGFDTDENHSLEYRVYATNVIGDSGYSNEIEVSYTAPLTAPDAPSGLSGTAISGSGVTLGWTDNADNEESFTVERNLDGAGYVSIAAGLAADTESFTDSGFDLDSDHSLVYRVYATNSVGDSGYSNTASVSYTAPLTVPDAPSDLSGTAESGTGVTLSWTDNADNEESFTVERTLDGAGYVSIAAGLAADTESYSDTGFDLDSDHSLVYRVYATNSVGNSGYSNTASVSYTAPLTVPDAPSGLSGTVISGSGVNLSWTDNADNETSYTVERSEDGGTYSLIAALAADAVAYQDVDFVLTTDHNFSYRVYASNSAGDSDFSNENIVNYTAPGTPYLIINHNSIAEFDGLTSDQIEAAKKVLLIISGESHGRGYGYGLESLAGIDSTYSASTNWSGEAESYRSDALRWNRAFLDNSTWNTSMGEEDFWTNSAAVNDVKAGLEYIESNYTGKVIFGLGWCWDMTWHNSPTTTKDPVYSCGWAGSTVDGPDGDLPWGLDAGDSSITGNSLSLVGYLEAVEEYNTDAPGVITIFTTGPVDGNYNNELGYQRWLKHERIREYVQTNGGVLFDYADILSYDYTNNQRFTESWDGHNWHGINPSYDDSSYDGGDGGCHITEAACIQLAKGLWVMAAKIADWDS